The Sesamum indicum cultivar Zhongzhi No. 13 linkage group LG6, S_indicum_v1.0, whole genome shotgun sequence genome has a segment encoding these proteins:
- the LOC105165783 gene encoding VQ motif-containing protein 31-like: protein MRSAWMHDHPFFNQLTFLWPPDRSILSILCLNLHLLSFISYHQNYNCKNPTNAPLSIIVTSMAKPVVPNPGSGGDGGASETTFVQADSTCFRDLVQRLTGPSGNEAPAPIKSPAPKPAQKLHERRKYKQPKLDISTPIAFQIPSSPPMVGAMSPQGAGGYGPGPWSCPASPSSSILMSPPRSLQASPTSTPVYAVTGGSNKRSSPSAMEIDFGEEERAIKEKRFYLHQSPRSKMRLAPEPELLTLFPLTSPNAASSATHKT, encoded by the coding sequence ATGAGATCAGCATGGATGCATGACCACCCATTTTTTAACCAATTAACTTTCCTGTGGCCGCCGGATAGATCTATATTATCAATATTGTGTCTGAATCTTCATCTTCTGTCCTTCATTTCTTATCATCAGAATTACAATTGCAAGAATCCAACCAACGCCCCCCTCTCTATCATCGTCACATCCATGGCCAAGCCCGTCGTCCCAAATCCCGGCAGCGGCGGCGATGGCGGCGCTTCCGAGACGACGTTTGTGCAGGCTGACTCTACGTGTTTCCGGGACCTGGTCCAACGCTTAACGGGCCCATCGGGAAATGAGGCCCCAGCACCAATCAAGTCTCCAGCACCCAAACCAGCCCAAAAGCTCCATGAGCGCAGGAAATACAAGCAGCCCAAGTTAGACATTTCAACACCAATTGCATTCCAGATTCCATCAAGCCCACCCATGGTAGGTGCAATGAGCCCACAAGGAGCAGGGGGTTATGGGCCGGGCCCATGGAGCTGCCCAGCAAGCCCGTCGAGTTCTATATTGATGAGCCCACCAAGGAGTTTGCAGGCCAGCCCAACAAGCACCCCTGTGTATGCAGTAACAGGGGGTTCAAACAAAAGATCATCACCATCAGCAATGGAGATAGATTttggagaagaagagagagcAATCAAAGAAAAACGCTTTTATCTGCACCAATCTCCACGCTCCAAAATGCGACTTGCACCAGAACCAGAGCTCCTCACCTTGTTTCCTCTAACGTCGCCTAATGCGGCTTCTAGTGCTACTcataaaacatga
- the LOC105165784 gene encoding cell division cycle-associated protein 7-like codes for MVSTRNRGRAQQIEKNNEEEEEAAVGNRVVGGGNANRTKYEESRAQRIKENTERMKSLGIFDLSKNLKPPSSKPSSSVRKPRTTSTSSNHPPRRSSRLKDMPRVSYSEKKPPKMENSVKDVEIHIPEGEKPEIYTEEHEKLLGDSKAVWTLLVDGYDEDGQRIYDPVEGKTCHQCRQKTLGHHTECSKCEMVTGQFCGDCLYMRYGENVMEVNENPDWICPVCRGICNCSRCRREKGWQPTGAIYKKVASLGFKSVAHYLIYTRREQAIMQAAATEDPISADGSHSADDKVQEPSDTLSLLLLVGKKNEMEEDDWEIDNDEESRGDNHEEDDGNIDVEIASRREDENT; via the exons ATGGTGAGTACGAGAAACAGGGGGAGAGCACAGCAGATTGAGAAGAAcaacgaagaagaagaagaagcagcaGTCGGAAATAGGGTAGTCGGAGGAGGAAATGCTAACAGAACAAAGTACGAAGAGTCTCGAGCACAAAGAATCAAAGAAAACACCGAGAGAATGAAAAGCCTCGGCATTTTTGATCTCTCCAAGAACCTCAAACCTCCCTCCTCAAAACCCTCTTCTTCTGTCCGCAAACCCAGGACCACATCCACATCTTCTAATCATCCTCCCCGGCGCTCCTCTAG ATTGAAAGACATGCCTCGAGTGAGTTACTCCGAGAAGAAACCTCCGAAGATGGAGAACTCAGTTAAAGATGTGGAGATCCATATACCGGAAGGTGAGAAGCCTGAAATTTATACCGAGGAACACGAGAAACTCTTGGGTGATTCTAAGGCTGTTTGGACTCTCTTGGTTGACGGATACGATGAAGATGGGCAGCGCATATATGATCCTGTTGAAGGCAAGACTTGCCACCAATGCAG GCAAAAAACTCTAGGCCATCACACTGAATGCAGCAAGTGCGAGATGGTCACTGGGCAGTTTTGCGGAGATTGCTTATACATGAG GTATGGGGAGAACGTTATGGAAGTTAATGAGAATCCAGATTGGATCTGCCCCGTGTGTCGAGGAATTTGCAATTGCAGTCGCTGCAGAAGAGAGAAAGGATGGCAACCAACTGGAGCAATCTACAAGAAG GTTGCAAGTCTTGGTTTCAAATCTGTGGCGCATTACCTCATTTACACTCGTCGTGAACAAGCAATCATGCAAGCGGCAGCTACTGAAGATCCAATTTCTGCCGATGGATCACATTCAGCTGATGATAAAGTACAAGAACCATCTGATACACTTTCTCTGCTACTATTGGTtggcaagaaaaatgaaatggaaGAAGATGATTGGGAAATAGACAATGACGAGGAATCTAGAGGAGATAATCATGAGGAGGATGACGGCAACATTGATGTTGAGATCGCTAGTCGGCGAGAAGATGAAAACACTTGA